In Colwellia sp. PAMC 20917, a single genomic region encodes these proteins:
- a CDS encoding cyclic nucleotide-binding domain-containing protein gives MTEQYKIVVIGAGPGGISAAAHAAELNISHVLLEASPKIANTIQKYQKGKHVMAEPSILPLRSPIAFEAGKRETILDEWLQGLLQNKVNLKYNAAVVNIDGQKGDYTITLANGDVIKAEFIILGIGVQGNPRKLGVTGDDADFVQYTLDNPDDHNNETIVIVGAGDAAIENAVVLAKNNKVYIVNRRDEFARAKEGNLNLITAAIDSGDVECCYNTNPHCVELTPDQEKPGVFVLKTASGEISVPVDRIIARLGAIPPRALVESFGIEFPNSDPNSIPVLSAKYESNVAGMYVIGALGGYPLIKQAMNQGYEVVEYILGNDINPADHPLLESKLEHLPFDMDVDQILSKMQTDIPVFTPLSALSFRELMLDSQVHVFEPNKEIFKKNDYTNSFYTILQGEVNIVIGDRVIKSTQGNFFGEMSLISGRRRSATVLAGESCIVIETPRRTMIKLITSVDAVKRVLDETFIVRIIQEKFAPKVPIEQLQPIAKKAKLNQYRANEVLFSEGDEANCLHVIRNGSVTVSKKVGDKDIPMTYVAANNVVGEMGLLGNTVRSATITATVKTETISIDSDSFNDLLAKSPTLRETMELEVQKRHLENTKLESDSETGDILSFLMQQGLGEATDVLLINEDTCVGCDNCETACAATHGGTSRLNRKAGPTFAHVHVPTSCRHCEDPSCMKDCPPDAIHRGGLGGEVFIDDSCIGCGNCERNCPYGVIQMEYPKEKNTNFWPWMFFNAGEKPGDNKVKDGDNIKKAVKCDMCKDIEGGAACVRACPTGAANRISPENFIKVVNL, from the coding sequence AAGATTGCTAATACCATTCAAAAATACCAAAAAGGTAAACATGTTATGGCTGAGCCTAGCATTCTACCTTTACGAAGTCCTATCGCATTTGAAGCCGGTAAAAGAGAAACTATTCTAGACGAATGGCTACAAGGGCTTTTACAAAACAAAGTTAATCTTAAATATAATGCTGCAGTCGTCAATATTGATGGGCAAAAGGGTGATTACACAATTACTCTTGCCAATGGCGATGTAATAAAAGCAGAATTTATTATTCTTGGCATTGGCGTGCAGGGTAACCCCAGAAAACTTGGGGTTACAGGTGATGATGCTGATTTTGTCCAATATACACTTGATAACCCTGATGATCATAATAATGAAACCATTGTTATTGTAGGTGCTGGTGATGCTGCTATAGAAAATGCGGTTGTATTAGCTAAAAATAATAAAGTTTATATTGTTAATCGACGTGATGAATTTGCTAGAGCCAAAGAAGGTAATTTAAATTTAATTACTGCAGCAATTGATAGTGGCGATGTTGAATGTTGTTATAATACCAATCCTCACTGTGTTGAATTAACACCAGACCAAGAAAAACCTGGGGTATTTGTATTAAAAACAGCGTCGGGTGAAATTAGCGTACCCGTTGATAGAATCATTGCACGTTTAGGTGCAATTCCCCCGCGAGCTTTAGTTGAATCTTTTGGCATCGAATTTCCAAACAGTGATCCAAATTCTATTCCTGTTTTATCTGCTAAGTATGAATCAAATGTAGCTGGTATGTATGTTATTGGTGCACTAGGCGGTTATCCATTAATTAAACAAGCCATGAATCAAGGCTACGAAGTTGTTGAATATATACTCGGCAACGACATTAATCCTGCTGATCATCCTTTATTAGAAAGTAAGCTCGAACATTTACCGTTTGATATGGATGTTGATCAAATACTTTCTAAGATGCAAACAGACATTCCAGTATTTACACCATTATCGGCTTTATCTTTTAGAGAGTTAATGCTTGATAGCCAAGTGCATGTATTTGAGCCTAATAAAGAAATTTTTAAGAAAAATGATTATACCAATAGTTTTTACACCATTTTGCAAGGTGAGGTAAATATTGTCATTGGTGATAGGGTAATAAAAAGCACACAAGGTAATTTCTTTGGAGAAATGAGTTTAATCTCAGGTCGACGACGTTCTGCGACGGTTTTGGCTGGTGAATCGTGTATCGTAATTGAAACACCTCGTCGAACCATGATTAAGCTCATTACATCTGTTGATGCCGTTAAAAGGGTATTAGATGAGACTTTTATTGTGCGTATTATACAAGAAAAGTTTGCCCCAAAAGTACCGATTGAACAACTACAACCCATTGCAAAAAAAGCAAAGCTTAACCAGTATCGCGCTAATGAAGTGTTATTTTCAGAGGGAGATGAAGCAAACTGTTTACATGTTATTAGAAATGGTTCTGTTACGGTATCAAAAAAAGTTGGCGACAAAGATATTCCGATGACCTACGTGGCGGCAAACAATGTTGTTGGTGAAATGGGACTATTAGGTAATACCGTTAGGTCGGCAACCATTACAGCTACCGTTAAAACTGAAACAATTTCTATAGACAGTGATTCATTTAACGATTTGTTAGCAAAATCACCAACCTTACGTGAAACCATGGAGCTTGAGGTACAAAAACGCCATCTAGAAAATACCAAGCTTGAATCAGACAGTGAAACAGGTGATATTTTATCATTTTTGATGCAACAAGGTTTGGGCGAAGCTACAGATGTTTTATTGATCAATGAAGATACGTGTGTTGGCTGCGATAACTGTGAAACCGCATGTGCAGCAACCCACGGTGGAACTTCACGTTTAAACCGTAAAGCTGGGCCTACATTTGCTCATGTTCACGTACCTACATCATGTCGCCATTGTGAAGACCCTAGTTGTATGAAAGATTGCCCCCCGGATGCAATACATCGAGGTGGTCTTGGTGGGGAAGTTTTTATTGACGACAGCTGTATAGGTTGTGGTAATTGTGAACGAAATTGTCCTTATGGTGTTATTCAAATGGAATACCCTAAAGAAAAAAACACTAACTTTTGGCCTTGGATGTTTTTCAATGCAGGGGAAAAACCTGGTGATAATAAAGTAAAAGATGGGGATAACATCAAAAAAGCTGTTAAGTGTGACATGTGTAAGGATATCGAGGGTGGAGCGGCCTGTGTTCGTGCTTGTCCAACGGGTGCGGCTAACAGAATCAGCCCTGAAAATTTTATTAAA